Proteins from a single region of Crassaminicella profunda:
- a CDS encoding BglG family transcription antiterminator encodes MDRIMKITKILLEHKEPVTINQIALELQVSNKTVRNDLKKLQDFVEREGLRLSKKTGVGTRIEGAEENKVQLLQRLKKDIDYVEPYSREGRQNYILKRLFMNSKSITIQELADELYVCTATIHNDLKELEMWLEDFHLKLNKKRNYGVEVIGEEEDYRKAISSLLSQSKEVEELQELLYSAYNGRIDYPSLIELKGLMDIDYKRLEELLNGVEKQLKFRFSQEAYISLVIHIVISMRRIKEGKDILLSRTILSNIKNTEEFQCAKEMSSKMQEYFNVLKPESEIGYITLHILGSKIHQKDLGDLKFSFEKIEESEIAVEIGKSIVDVASDALNMNLREDQALINGLILHLRPTINRLKYGLTLNNPILEDIKSNYPDIFGVAWMSSRVFEKYLDKKIPESEIGYIALHLGAAVERNRRQIKTLVICHSGIGTSQLLSARLQRCFKEIEILGIVASTELTKDMLDDADLIISTVPLQIDRLVLVISPLFTQADIRKVDQYIYKIHQKMVHKDLKENPIEKEVFYRSKKINNKEEVINEMCEYLEIKQYIKRNFKESVLLRENIMATEVGNGIAIPHGDPKEVKKSCIALTVLEHSMKWDKEWVEFIFMICIAEKDIAKTKILIKNLYKNMDKPEFLKGLREGDKNIKNMLERLV; translated from the coding sequence GAAAGGGAAGGGTTACGATTAAGCAAAAAGACTGGAGTAGGTACAAGGATTGAAGGGGCTGAAGAAAATAAAGTACAGCTTTTGCAAAGACTCAAAAAAGATATTGATTATGTTGAGCCCTATTCTCGTGAAGGAAGGCAAAACTATATCTTAAAAAGACTATTTATGAATAGTAAAAGTATCACCATTCAAGAGCTTGCTGATGAATTGTATGTTTGCACGGCAACTATTCATAATGATTTAAAAGAACTTGAAATGTGGCTTGAGGATTTTCATTTAAAATTAAATAAAAAAAGAAACTATGGGGTAGAGGTTATAGGAGAAGAAGAAGATTACAGGAAGGCTATTTCAAGTCTTCTTTCTCAGAGCAAGGAAGTTGAGGAACTACAGGAATTATTGTATTCAGCATATAACGGGAGAATTGACTATCCATCTCTGATAGAGCTTAAAGGATTGATGGATATAGATTATAAAAGATTAGAAGAACTGTTAAATGGGGTAGAGAAACAGCTAAAATTTAGATTTTCTCAGGAAGCCTATATTAGCTTAGTAATTCATATTGTTATATCTATGAGACGAATCAAAGAAGGTAAGGATATTTTGTTATCTAGGACCATTTTAAGTAATATCAAAAATACAGAAGAATTTCAATGTGCAAAAGAAATGAGTAGCAAAATGCAGGAATACTTTAATGTATTAAAACCAGAATCAGAAATAGGATATATTACCCTTCATATATTAGGAAGTAAAATTCATCAAAAAGATTTAGGGGATTTGAAATTTTCCTTTGAAAAGATTGAAGAGTCAGAAATTGCAGTAGAAATAGGCAAAAGTATTGTAGATGTAGCAAGTGATGCATTGAATATGAATTTGAGAGAGGATCAAGCCCTTATTAATGGATTGATTTTGCATTTAAGACCAACAATCAATCGTCTAAAATATGGATTGACTTTAAACAATCCTATTTTAGAAGACATCAAAAGTAATTATCCAGATATTTTTGGAGTAGCTTGGATGAGTAGTAGAGTGTTTGAAAAATATTTGGATAAAAAGATACCAGAATCAGAAATAGGCTATATAGCCCTTCATCTAGGAGCAGCTGTAGAAAGGAATAGACGACAAATAAAGACCTTGGTAATTTGCCATAGTGGAATTGGTACTTCTCAATTATTATCAGCAAGACTTCAAAGATGCTTTAAAGAAATTGAGATTTTAGGGATTGTTGCTTCTACAGAATTAACAAAGGATATGCTAGATGATGCTGATTTGATTATATCCACCGTTCCTCTTCAAATAGATCGGCTAGTGTTAGTTATTAGTCCTCTTTTTACCCAAGCAGATATAAGAAAGGTAGATCAATATATTTATAAGATTCATCAAAAAATGGTTCATAAGGATTTAAAGGAAAATCCTATTGAAAAAGAGGTTTTTTATAGAAGTAAAAAAATAAACAACAAAGAAGAAGTAATAAATGAAATGTGCGAATATTTAGAAATAAAACAATATATTAAAAGAAATTTTAAGGAAAGTGTCTTATTAAGAGAAAATATTATGGCTACAGAAGTAGGAAATGGCATAGCTATTCCCCATGGAGATCCAAAAGAAGTAAAAAAATCTTGTATTGCTCTTACGGTGTTAGAGCATTCAATGAAATGGGATAAAGAATGGGTAGAATTTATTTTTATGATTTGTATTGCTGAAAAGGATATAGCAAAAACCAAAATTCTTATTAAAAATTTATATAAGAACATGGATAAACCTGAATTTTTAAAGGGATTGAGAGAAGGAGATAAAAATATCAAAAATATGCTAGAAAGATTAGTGTAA
- a CDS encoding type I phosphomannose isomerase catalytic subunit yields the protein MYPLKFEHIYVNKVWGGRNLSTFREDLPSGEIGESWEIACHKDVISIIANGKYKGMKLDELILKEREDILGTEISKEHFPLLIKFLDAQSKLSIQVHPNDFYAIENENDLGKTEAWVVLEAEENANMILGIKDCSPEGFREALEKGNLEPCLHRISVKKGDVYFIQSGLIHTMEGVLVAEIQQNSDTTYRVYDYNRGRELHIKKAMDVMDFSLHARKASGLCTQGEGYEKTYYCYDHNFSLEKYKIESSCIEKSDKERFYIFICIDGEGLIRYSNGIEEIRKGDTLFIPAGLGTYTLDGNFTLLKAYVPNIKKLEKEILGEIKYLSDCYEAHL from the coding sequence ATGTATCCACTAAAATTTGAGCATATATATGTAAATAAAGTTTGGGGTGGAAGAAATTTATCAACTTTTAGAGAAGATCTACCCTCAGGGGAAATAGGGGAAAGTTGGGAAATTGCATGCCATAAGGATGTAATCAGTATCATTGCAAATGGTAAATATAAAGGGATGAAGTTAGATGAACTAATATTAAAAGAGCGTGAAGATATTCTTGGGACGGAAATTTCAAAGGAACATTTTCCATTACTCATCAAGTTTTTAGACGCACAAAGTAAATTATCTATTCAAGTGCATCCTAATGATTTTTATGCCATTGAAAATGAGAATGATTTAGGAAAGACAGAAGCTTGGGTTGTATTAGAGGCTGAAGAGAATGCCAATATGATATTAGGGATAAAAGATTGCTCTCCTGAAGGTTTTAGAGAAGCTTTAGAAAAAGGAAATTTAGAGCCTTGTCTACATCGTATATCTGTTAAAAAGGGCGATGTATATTTTATTCAAAGTGGATTAATTCATACAATGGAAGGTGTTTTGGTAGCTGAGATTCAGCAAAATAGTGATACTACTTATAGAGTATATGACTATAATCGAGGCAGGGAACTCCATATAAAAAAGGCAATGGATGTGATGGATTTTTCACTTCATGCAAGAAAAGCTTCAGGGCTCTGTACTCAAGGGGAAGGATATGAAAAGACTTACTATTGCTATGATCATAATTTTTCTTTAGAGAAATATAAGATTGAAAGTAGCTGTATAGAAAAAAGTGATAAAGAAAGATTTTATATTTTTATCTGTATTGATGGAGAAGGTTTAATTCGGTATTCTAATGGGATTGAAGAAATTAGAAAAGGGGATACCCTATTCATTCCTGCAGGATTAGGGACATATACCTTAGATGGAAATTTCACATTATTAAAAGCTTATGTTCCAAATATAAAAAAACTAGAAAAAGAAATTTTAGGAGAAATTAAATATCTGTCTGATTGTTATGAAGCCCACTTATAA